GAGGTCGCCGCCGTCGAGCATCTCCCGCCAGGCGGAGAACCGGTCGCCGTAGAAGCCGGACGCGTTGCCGATCCGGATCATGACGTGGCCCGCACCGGGCCGCGACCGATGCCGGGCGGGCCGGCGAATGCCTGCGCGATCTGCAACCACTCCGTCGCGATCGGACCTTCGACGACCAGCGCGAGGTCGGCCGGGTGCCGGCGCTGGGTGACCAGCAGGCAGAAGTCGAGTGCCGGGCCGGTCATCCGGTCGGTCGCCTCAGCCGGGCCGAACACCCACTCGGCGCCGTCGGGCGCAACCAACTCGACCCGGACCGGCTCGGCGGGCGCGGACTTGCCGTGGGCCAGGAACGAGTGGCCGAGGGTACGGAAGCCGAGGAACGCGACGTGCCGGAGGCGGTCGGTCGGCACCCGGGTGACGCCGAGCGCGTCGGCGATGTCGAGGCCGTGTGCCCAGGTCTCCATCAGCCGGGCGGTGACCATCGACTGCGGCGACAGCAGGTTGCCGAACCAGGGGATCCGCTTGCCGGGCGGCGCCTCCTGGATCGCCGTGACCAGGGCCCGGTGGCCGGCGCGCCACCGTTGCCGCAACTCGGCGGGCGGCGCGAGGAAGCCCTCCGCACCCTTGTCGACGATGCGGTCGGGGTCGGCGGCCAGCGGTGCGAGCAGGTTGACCAGCGCCGCGTCGTCGGTGGTGGCCAGCAGGGCCAGGTGATCGGTCCAGGCGAGGTGGGCGATCTGGTGGGCGACGGTCCAGCCCGGGCTCGGGGTCGGGCGCTCCCAGTCGGCGGCCGGTCTGCTGGCGACCAGGTCGTCGACCTCGTCGGTCTCGGCGTCGAGGTCGGTGAGCAGGGCGGTGAGTTCGACCACGGGTGGCCTCCTTCAGTCGCGGATGACAGCCGCGAGGTGGCGCTTCCATTCGCGAAGCAGGGCGGTGCGGCGGGCGGCGTCGTCGGAGAGCAGGTTGGCCACGCCGAGGCCGCGCATGAGGTCGAGGGTGGCTTGGACCGATTCGCGGACGCCGGGGCGGCGCTCGTCGGCATCCAGCAGTTCGATGGTGAGCCGGTGCATTTCGCGGCCGACCCGGGCCTCGACGGGCACGAGGGCGGTGCGCAACTCGGGATCGGTGCGGGCGGCGACCCAGACCTCCAGGGCGGCGGCGTAGAGCGGGCCGGTGAACGCGGCGGCCAGCATGTCGATCACCCGGTCGACCCGGCGTTCGCCTCGCGGGAGGGTGGCCGCCTCGGCCCGGATCTCGGCGGCGCGGCGGTCGGCGAGGTGCTCGACGGCGGCCATCACCAGCGTCGCCTTGGTCGGGTAGTGGTGGAGTTGGGCGCCGCGGGAGACACCGGCGCGCTCCGCGATCACGGTCGTGGTGGTGCCGGCCCAGCCGAGGTCGACCAGGCTGTCGACGGTCGCGTCGAGCAGGCGCGCCTGGGTGGCCCGGCTGCGCTCCTGCTGCGGGGTCCGCATTTCCTGAGCATGGCCTCCGCGAAACAAACAGTCAAGCCTGCTTGTTTTGTGGTGTTGCTCTCGTTCTTCTAGGCGTTTTGACTGTTTCTTAGCTGGGCGTCGTGATCTTGCCGGTCGCGCTGAGCTGGGCGCCGGTCGTCGGGAAGTCCTGCTTGGTCAGGTTGGCGATCATGGCCGCGCTGTCGTGGCCCTTGTCGGTGACCGGCTTGCCGGCGCTGTTCATCTGGGTCGAGACGACCTGACCGCCGACCCATTTGCCGTCAGGCGCCAGATTGACCTTGAGGACCGCGCCGAGGCCCAGCGCGCCGCCGCGGTTGAGCGTGCCACCGCCGCCGGCGAAGTTGCCCAGGCTGTAGGCGATCAGCCGGCCCTTGTAGAACTCCATCGCGCGCAGCACGTGTGGGCCGTGCCCGACGATCAAGTCGGCGCCCGCGTCGATCATGGAGTGGGCGAACTTGATCGGGTCACCGCGATTTTCGCCGAGGAACATCTCGGTGCCCGGCTTGACCCGGGTCTTGGCCGCGCCCTCGCCGCCCATGTGCACCTGCACCACCACGATGTCGGCCTGCTTGGCGGCCTTCGCGATGAGGGCCTTGCCGCCGGTGATGTCGATGAGGCTGTTGTTCCAGGCGTAGGACGAGAAGCCGACGACCGCGACCTTGACGCCCTCGACGTCGACCACGGTGATCTCGTCGACCGCGCCGGTGTGCTTGAGCCCGTGTTGCTCCAGCGCGTCCTGGGTGTTGCTGTAGCCGTCTGACCCGTAGTCGTTGCCATGGTTGTTGGCCATGTTGAGCAACTCGAAGCCGGCGTCCTTGAGGTGCTTGGCGTAGCCCGGCGGCGCCCGGAACTGGTGGCAGCCCGTCGACCCGGCGCCGCACTTGGCGTGGCCGGTGTCGTCGGTGAGCGGCTCTTCGAGGTTGCCCATCACCAGGTCGGCGGTGAGGTCTTTCCGCACGCCGTCGAAGAAGCCCTTGCCGCCGTTGGACGGCAGGCTGCCGGGCGCGTTGCCCATGATGATGTCGCCGGTGGCCGACAGCGAGATCGACTCGAGGGCCTGGCCGTCTTCCTTGTCTTCCTGGCCGTCTTTCTGGTCGTCGGCCGGTGCGCTGCCCCCGGCTGACGGTGTCTTGGCGGGGACGACCCACGCCGCTGCCTGGTCACCGCCGCCCTTCGACACCGCCGCGAAGGCGGCCGCACCGACGACGAGCAATGCCGCGATGGCGACGCCGGCGACGATGGTTGGGCGCAGGCTGCGCCGCATCGGCGAGTCGGGGTGAGACACGCCGGCACCATATCGGTCCGGAGCCATCTCTGGGGACCCCCCGAGAGGCCGATGTACTACCGCTCCGACCAGGGGATCTTGGGCCGCGAACCGCCCTCCAGGATCGCCCGGTGCGCGGCCCGGGCAAGTCGGGCACCCCACGGCGACAGCGGACCGCCGTAGGGCTCGGCCGGGCCGTCGGTCGGGCAGAGCACGGCGACCGCGTCGGTGGCGGTGCCGGTGGCCGCGAGGCCGAGTTCCCACAGCGCCTGTGCCTTCGCCTCTGTGATCGTCGCTACAGCGTTGACCAGTGCGGCATCGCTGAGGCGTACCCCTGCGAAGGCGACGATATTGATCGTTCCTGGGGTTTGTTGGCGCGGGATCTCGCGCTCGGCGGCCGCCAGAATCGGCGCACCGAGCCCCACGGTCGCCCAGACCTCGGCGGCACCATCCGCCGCGACGACCCGTTGTGTCACATCAACGCCGGTCAACAACCCGACACCGGACCCATCGAGGCCCAGACCGCTGGCCAGCGACGTGAGGTGGGCATGCGGGTCATCACGGGCGTACGACATGGGTACGGTCGCGTTGATCACCCACTCGCGTTGACCGATGCCGCCGCCCAGCGGGGCCGAACTGATCGCCCGCATCGGGGCAGGTAACCGCCAGACGAGCAGGGGGATACTTTCGCCGTCCTCCGGACGCGCGGTAAGAATGGGCTTGAACGGCACGCGCAGACGATAGGGCAGGTGGCAACCGGATCGGTCCAGCACATGGACTGATCACGATCCGGGGGTTGCCGGGCCGGCTCGCCGACGCGTACGCCTAGACTGACTGCGCGCGGCTTCCGCGCCTTTCGTGGAACTGATGAGGTGCGCGATGGATGAGGTTCTGGCCCGTAGCGGCATCTTCCAGGGTGTTGACCCGGAGGCGGCCGAGGCGCTCGCCAAGGACATGGAGACCATCGAGGCCCGTAAGGGCGAGATCGTCTTCAACGAGGGCGAACCAGGCGACAGCCTTTACATCGTGCTCAGCGGCAAGATCAAGGTTGGGCGCCGCGCCGCCGACGGCCGGCAGAACCTGATCGCCGTGATGGGCCCGTCCGACATGGTTGGCGAGCTCTCCCTGTTCGACCCCGGCCCGCGCACGGCGACGGCCACCGCGGTGACCGACACCCGCCTGGCCCGCCTCCGCAAGCAGGCGCTGCGCCCGTGGCTCAACAACCGCCCGGAGATCGCCGAGCAGTTGCTCCGCGTCCTGGCGCGCCGCCTGCGCCGCACCAACGACGCGCTGGCCGACCTGATCTTCACCGACGTGCCCGGCCGCGTGGCCAAAAACCTGCTCCAGATGGCCGGCCGCTTCGGCACCCGCGACGGCGGCGTGCTGCGGGTGACCCACGACCTGACGCAGGAGGAGATCGCCCAGCTCGTCGGCGCCTCCCGCGAGACGGTCAACAAGGCGCTGGCCGACTTCGCGAGCCGCGGCTGGCTGCGCCTCGACGGCAAGTCGATCATCATCCTGGATCCGGAGCGCCTGGCTCGGCGGGCTCGGGTCTGAGGTCTTTGCTTGATCGCTGTTGTGCCGGCGTCGGCTTGTCATAGGTGCGGAATAGTCTTTGGCACGTGAGTAAGACAGCCGCCTTTGACGCGGAGACCGACCTCGGCCGCAAGCGTCGGGCGCGCCGGATGGGCCGGATCCTCGCCGAGACCCACCCCGACGCCCATTGCGAGCTCGACTTCACCACGCCGCTCGAGCTGGCGGTGGCCACCATCTTGTCGGCGCAGGCCACCGACAAGAAGGTCAACGAGGTCACGCCCAAGGTCTTCAAGCAATACCCGACGGCGGCCGACTACGCCGGGGCCGACCGGGCCGAGCTAGAGGTCACGCTCAAGCCGACCGGTTTCTTCCGCAACAAGACCGACTCGCTGATCAAGCTGGGCCAACAGCTCGTCGAGCGCTTCGACGGCCAGGTGCCGGGAAACCTGGCCGACCTGGTCAGCCTGCCCGGCATCGGCCGCAAGACGGCCAACGTCATCCTCGGCAACGCGTTCGACGTCCCAGGCATCACGGTGGACACCCACTTCCAGCGCCTGGTCGGCCGCTGGCGCTGGACGGCCGAAACCGACCCGGTCAAAATCGAGCACGCGATCGGCGCGATGTTCGAAAAGCGCGACTGGACAATGCTCTCCCACCGCGTGATCTTCCACGGCCGACGGGTGTGCCACGCCCGCAAGCCGGCCTGCGGGGCGTGCACGCTGGCGTCGCTCTGTCCTTCCTACGGCACGGGCCCGACCGACCCGGTGCAGGCGGCCAAGCTGCTCAAGGGGCCGCGGGCCGCTGAGCTGGCCGAGGCGGTCGGCGTCGACCCGTCCGTGGTGCCGCAGCAGGCCTTGACGGCGGACGTCCCGTGAGGCGCTACCTGCCGCTGGTCGTCATCCTCGTCGTGGGGCTGTTGGCCGGGGTTGGCGTGCGGTCGTGTTCCAACAGGTCGTCGTCATCCTCGTCGGGGGCCGGCACACCCGCGGGCTCGGCCGGGGCCCCGTCGACGTCGTTCGCCGACTGCCGGGCGCTGACGTCGTCGCCGAAGGAGGCCGCTGGCGCTCCTGCTGGCGGTGCCGGCGGTGCCGGTTCTGGCGGTGCCGGTTCTGGCGGTGCCGGTTCTGGCGGTGCCGGTTCTGGCGGTGCCGGTTCTGGCGGTGCCGGTTCTGGCGGTGCGGGTTCTGGCGGTGCGGGTTCTGGCGGTGCGGGTTCTGGCGGTGCTGGCGCTGGCGCGGCCGAATTCGTGTTGCCGGCCGCGGAGCTGTCCTGTTTCGGCGGTGGCAACCTGCGGCTCGCTGACGTGCGCGGCCCTGCGGTGATCAACCTTTGGGGCTCCTGGTGCGAGCCATGCCGTGACGAGTTGCCGGCGATCAACGCGGTCGCCCAACGCACCGACGGCTTGGTCCACTTCCTCGGCGTCGACACGCGCGACCTCCGCTCCGACGCGGAGGACATGGTCACCGAGTTCGGCCTGACCTACCCGAGCGTCTTCGACCAGGGCGAGCAGGTGCGCATCGCACTGAAGCAGGCCGGCATCCCGGTCACGCTGTTCGTCGACTCGACGGGCAAGGTGGCTTATCTCTACAACGGCACCCGGCTAGACGAGGCGACCTTGTCCAACCTGGTGAAGCAACACCTCGGGGTGGCGGTCCCGGTTGGCTGAGGGACAGCCCGAAACTGACGGGATCTGGGAAAACGGGGCCGCACCGTCAGACGGTTCGCGGCTGTTCCCGGGCGTCAACGCGGCCCTCCCCGACGGCGTAGGCGCCCGCCGCCGCACCCCGGGAGGCGGCGACCTGGCCCTGCCCGACTGGTTCTCGCCGCTGCTGAGCCGCCTGCACGGCTCGCGAGCCGAAGACTTCACCCGGGTACCGACCCCAGAGCGAGGCGGCCGAGACAGCGCCGTCCTGGTCCTGCTGGGCGAGGAATCCGACGGCGGCCCCGACATCCTGGTGCTGCAACGCGCCGCGACGCTGCGCAACCACGCGGGCCAGCCAGCGTTCCCCGGCGGCGTGGCCGACCCCGGCGACGCCGACCCGGCGGCGACCGCGCTTCGCGAGGCCGACGAGGAAGTAGGCCTCGACCCACGGAGTGTGACCCTCCTGGCGGAGCTGCCGCGGCTCTGGATCCCGGCGAGCGACTTCATGGTCACGCCGGTGCTCGCCTGGTGGCACCGCC
This genomic interval from Asanoa ferruginea contains the following:
- a CDS encoding TIGR03084 family metal-binding protein; the encoded protein is MVELTALLTDLDAETDEVDDLVASRPAADWERPTPSPGWTVAHQIAHLAWTDHLALLATTDDAALVNLLAPLAADPDRIVDKGAEGFLAPPAELRQRWRAGHRALVTAIQEAPPGKRIPWFGNLLSPQSMVTARLMETWAHGLDIADALGVTRVPTDRLRHVAFLGFRTLGHSFLAHGKSAPAEPVRVELVAPDGAEWVFGPAEATDRMTGPALDFCLLVTQRRHPADLALVVEGPIATEWLQIAQAFAGPPGIGRGPVRATS
- a CDS encoding CapA family protein; this translates as MRRSLRPTIVAGVAIAALLVVGAAAFAAVSKGGGDQAAAWVVPAKTPSAGGSAPADDQKDGQEDKEDGQALESISLSATGDIIMGNAPGSLPSNGGKGFFDGVRKDLTADLVMGNLEEPLTDDTGHAKCGAGSTGCHQFRAPPGYAKHLKDAGFELLNMANNHGNDYGSDGYSNTQDALEQHGLKHTGAVDEITVVDVEGVKVAVVGFSSYAWNNSLIDITGGKALIAKAAKQADIVVVQVHMGGEGAAKTRVKPGTEMFLGENRGDPIKFAHSMIDAGADLIVGHGPHVLRAMEFYKGRLIAYSLGNFAGGGGTLNRGGALGLGAVLKVNLAPDGKWVGGQVVSTQMNSAGKPVTDKGHDSAAMIANLTKQDFPTTGAQLSATGKITTPS
- a CDS encoding NUDIX hydrolase — its product is MALPDWFSPLLSRLHGSRAEDFTRVPTPERGGRDSAVLVLLGEESDGGPDILVLQRAATLRNHAGQPAFPGGVADPGDADPAATALREADEEVGLDPRSVTLLAELPRLWIPASDFMVTPVLAWWHRPHPVAPRDPAEVAHVARLPVSELVDPANRLRLRHPSGWIGPAFELHGMLVWGFTAGVLSTLLDMAGWSRPWPQDRIGELQASTPPPAASADADEVP
- a CDS encoding TetR/AcrR family transcriptional regulator translates to MRTPQQERSRATQARLLDATVDSLVDLGWAGTTTTVIAERAGVSRGAQLHHYPTKATLVMAAVEHLADRRAAEIRAEAATLPRGERRVDRVIDMLAAAFTGPLYAAALEVWVAARTDPELRTALVPVEARVGREMHRLTIELLDADERRPGVRESVQATLDLMRGLGVANLLSDDAARRTALLREWKRHLAAVIRD
- a CDS encoding TlpA family protein disulfide reductase, with the translated sequence MRGPAVINLWGSWCEPCRDELPAINAVAQRTDGLVHFLGVDTRDLRSDAEDMVTEFGLTYPSVFDQGEQVRIALKQAGIPVTLFVDSTGKVAYLYNGTRLDEATLSNLVKQHLGVAVPVG
- a CDS encoding adenosylcobinamide amidohydrolase; amino-acid sequence: MPFKPILTARPEDGESIPLLVWRLPAPMRAISSAPLGGGIGQREWVINATVPMSYARDDPHAHLTSLASGLGLDGSGVGLLTGVDVTQRVVAADGAAEVWATVGLGAPILAAAEREIPRQQTPGTINIVAFAGVRLSDAALVNAVATITEAKAQALWELGLAATGTATDAVAVLCPTDGPAEPYGGPLSPWGARLARAAHRAILEGGSRPKIPWSER
- a CDS encoding Crp/Fnr family transcriptional regulator, whose product is MDEVLARSGIFQGVDPEAAEALAKDMETIEARKGEIVFNEGEPGDSLYIVLSGKIKVGRRAADGRQNLIAVMGPSDMVGELSLFDPGPRTATATAVTDTRLARLRKQALRPWLNNRPEIAEQLLRVLARRLRRTNDALADLIFTDVPGRVAKNLLQMAGRFGTRDGGVLRVTHDLTQEEIAQLVGASRETVNKALADFASRGWLRLDGKSIIILDPERLARRARV
- the nth gene encoding endonuclease III gives rise to the protein MGRILAETHPDAHCELDFTTPLELAVATILSAQATDKKVNEVTPKVFKQYPTAADYAGADRAELEVTLKPTGFFRNKTDSLIKLGQQLVERFDGQVPGNLADLVSLPGIGRKTANVILGNAFDVPGITVDTHFQRLVGRWRWTAETDPVKIEHAIGAMFEKRDWTMLSHRVIFHGRRVCHARKPACGACTLASLCPSYGTGPTDPVQAAKLLKGPRAAELAEAVGVDPSVVPQQALTADVP